The proteins below are encoded in one region of Limnochorda pilosa:
- a CDS encoding metallophosphoesterase — translation MTDELVGVDREPAGDGGPGSKPGGAPLAPGGAPAPGRGRAPGATDAAAAGTGRTPADPGPTLRILHLSDLHLRGLGGRERRVLRSAARLAPDLICLTGDLAEGARGHEALRAWAAQIASVAPTFAVLGDHDFLLQPADRARLEAALRRAGVHLLRNRSSWVSGPGWRVWVVGVDDARKGVADLARAMRGDAARAAQNGVPHQGSEVRLLLSHWPGTAPEAAEKGFHLVLAGDTHGGQVNLPWLGPVWAWMKERSPYLDGVYHLGGTWLHVSRGLGWSHLPVRFRCRPQVALLELPLGPVPVAEHPPETAVEPLAGPAVAGEPLAARTRRA, via the coding sequence TTGACGGATGAGCTGGTTGGGGTGGATCGTGAGCCTGCTGGCGACGGCGGTCCTGGTTCGAAGCCTGGTGGAGCCCCGCTGGCCCCGGGTGGAGCGCCGGCGCCTGGACGGGGGCGGGCGCCCGGGGCGACCGATGCGGCCGCGGCCGGCACGGGGCGCACCCCTGCCGATCCGGGGCCCACCCTGCGCATCCTTCACCTGTCGGACCTCCACCTGAGGGGCCTCGGGGGTCGGGAGCGGCGCGTGCTCCGGTCCGCCGCCCGCCTGGCTCCGGACCTGATCTGCCTCACCGGCGACCTTGCCGAAGGCGCCCGGGGCCACGAGGCCCTGCGTGCCTGGGCGGCTCAGATCGCCAGCGTGGCCCCCACCTTCGCGGTGCTGGGCGACCACGACTTCCTGCTCCAGCCGGCCGACCGGGCACGCCTGGAGGCCGCCCTCCGCCGGGCGGGGGTGCACCTGTTGCGCAACCGCTCGTCGTGGGTGAGCGGACCCGGGTGGCGGGTCTGGGTGGTGGGGGTGGACGATGCCCGGAAGGGTGTGGCGGACCTGGCCCGGGCCATGAGGGGCGACGCCGCCCGGGCCGCCCAGAACGGGGTTCCGCACCAGGGAAGCGAGGTGCGCCTGCTTCTCTCCCACTGGCCCGGCACGGCGCCGGAGGCGGCGGAGAAGGGCTTCCACCTGGTGCTGGCGGGCGACACCCACGGCGGCCAGGTGAACCTGCCGTGGTTGGGCCCCGTGTGGGCGTGGATGAAGGAGCGCTCTCCCTACCTGGACGGGGTCTACCACCTGGGAGGAACCTGGCTCCACGTCAGCCGGGGGCTGGGCTGGAGCCATCTCCCGGTGCGCTTCCGCTGCCGCCCCCAGGTGGCCCTGCTGGAGCTGCCGCTTGGGCCGGTTCCGGTTGCGGAGCACCCGCCGGAGACCGCCGTGGAACCCCTGGCGGGGCCGGCGGTGGCGGGAGAGCCCTTGGCAGCCAGGACCAGAAGGGCATAG
- a CDS encoding GerAB/ArcD/ProY family transporter — protein MDLTRPPEAGKISPGQVCGLVVAVVLPTSVLYVPSLSVVAGQARQDGWLSLLLATAAAMVVLAAAWQVSMRHPGRTLVQILGIEWGPWAGGAVGLLYFVGILVHGALLLRAFSEALGITVLPTTPALVIAGSQIALCVYAARRGVEVLARIGQVATPLLVFSLLLLFGLAWSDFRLDRIPPLLTTQSSAILRGAVWPLAWLLQAQILMEIAFPFVQGPRGVARPFFSGLAMTGLLLVASLVAAQAVLGVHMASHSVVLMLKLAREVRPIEFLSRTEALYLAFWHMASFVEITAFLHAGAMVGSEVLALRGARVLVAPVGLLMTLAGTLLFRTLGDLVHFTEQVLPVYAILLGGVIPLILLVFSLRARPVGT, from the coding sequence GTGGATCTCACCCGGCCTCCTGAGGCGGGCAAGATCAGCCCCGGCCAGGTCTGCGGGCTGGTGGTCGCGGTCGTCCTCCCCACCAGCGTGCTCTACGTGCCGTCCTTGAGCGTGGTGGCCGGCCAGGCCCGGCAGGACGGGTGGCTCTCCCTGCTGCTGGCCACCGCAGCGGCCATGGTCGTGCTGGCCGCGGCCTGGCAGGTCTCCATGCGCCACCCGGGGCGGACCCTGGTGCAGATCCTGGGAATCGAGTGGGGGCCCTGGGCGGGTGGGGCGGTTGGGCTGCTCTACTTCGTGGGCATCCTGGTGCACGGTGCCCTGCTGCTGCGGGCCTTCAGCGAGGCGCTGGGCATCACCGTCCTGCCGACGACGCCGGCGCTGGTCATCGCCGGCAGCCAGATCGCCCTCTGCGTCTACGCGGCGCGCCGGGGCGTCGAGGTCCTGGCGCGCATCGGCCAGGTGGCCACGCCCCTGCTGGTCTTCAGCCTCCTCCTGCTCTTCGGCCTGGCGTGGAGCGACTTCCGCCTCGACCGCATCCCGCCTCTCCTCACCACCCAGTCAAGCGCCATCCTTCGGGGAGCCGTCTGGCCCCTGGCCTGGCTCCTTCAGGCGCAGATCCTGATGGAGATCGCCTTTCCCTTCGTGCAGGGCCCGCGGGGTGTGGCAAGACCGTTCTTCTCGGGGCTCGCGATGACCGGCCTGCTCCTTGTCGCCTCCCTGGTGGCGGCCCAGGCCGTCCTGGGGGTGCACATGGCCAGTCACTCGGTGGTGCTGATGCTGAAGCTGGCCCGGGAGGTCCGGCCGATCGAGTTCCTCTCGCGTACGGAGGCGCTCTACCTTGCCTTTTGGCACATGGCGTCCTTCGTGGAGATCACGGCCTTTCTCCACGCAGGCGCCATGGTGGGGAGCGAAGTGCTGGCCCTGCGGGGAGCCCGGGTGCTGGTGGCGCCGGTGGGTCTCCTGATGACCCTGGCCGGCACCTTGCTCTTCCGCACCCTGGGGGACCTGGTGCACTTCACCGAGCAGGTGTTGCCCGTCTACGCCATCCTGCTGGGGGGCGTGATCCCGCTGATCCTGCTCGTCTTCTCCCTGCGGGCCCGCCCGGTGGGAACGTGA
- a CDS encoding TRAP transporter substrate-binding protein, with the protein MSAFRTKSGGLVPFVSALLVTLALSLAGSAPAGAAPQYVLKLANAVDAAHPYNVGAREFAEKVAQRSGGRVRIDLFPSGQLGPGEREEVEALQFGAIDIVVTGTAVLANFLPDFQVMDLPFLFRDYDHVDAVLDGSVGRELLDRLNSAGLGMVGLALWEQGFRHLTNSRRPVNSPADVRGLKIRVQENPIHVDSFNALGAQATPMSWGEVYTALEQGVIDGQENPIPVLTSHRIYEVQKHAALTGHFYAPALVLINQRLLEGMPQDLQQVLVETAREVSRSEREAARQMERDQVAELERLGMQFTRPDKAPFRQAMAPVYDKYRPRFGDLIDRILRAGE; encoded by the coding sequence GTGTCCGCCTTTCGCACCAAGAGCGGCGGCCTCGTCCCGTTCGTCTCGGCGCTCCTGGTCACCTTGGCCCTGTCCCTGGCCGGCTCCGCCCCCGCGGGAGCCGCGCCCCAGTACGTGCTCAAGCTAGCGAACGCGGTGGACGCGGCCCATCCCTACAACGTGGGCGCCCGGGAGTTCGCGGAGAAGGTGGCTCAGCGGAGCGGCGGCCGCGTCCGTATCGACCTCTTCCCCAGCGGGCAGCTGGGGCCGGGCGAGCGGGAGGAAGTGGAGGCTCTCCAGTTCGGCGCCATCGACATCGTCGTGACGGGTACGGCCGTGCTGGCCAACTTCCTGCCCGACTTCCAGGTGATGGACCTGCCCTTCCTCTTCCGGGACTACGACCACGTGGACGCGGTGCTGGACGGCTCCGTGGGCCGGGAGCTGCTGGACCGGCTCAACTCCGCCGGACTGGGCATGGTGGGCCTCGCCCTCTGGGAGCAGGGTTTCCGGCACCTCACCAACAGCCGCCGGCCCGTGAACAGCCCCGCCGATGTCCGGGGCCTCAAGATCCGGGTGCAGGAGAACCCGATCCACGTGGACTCCTTCAACGCCCTGGGCGCCCAGGCCACCCCCATGTCCTGGGGTGAGGTCTACACGGCCCTGGAGCAGGGGGTCATCGACGGCCAGGAGAACCCCATCCCGGTGCTCACCAGCCACCGGATCTACGAGGTGCAGAAGCACGCGGCGCTCACGGGGCACTTCTACGCGCCGGCCCTCGTCCTCATCAACCAGCGGCTCCTGGAGGGCATGCCCCAGGACCTGCAGCAGGTGCTGGTGGAGACGGCCCGGGAGGTCTCCCGGAGCGAGCGGGAGGCGGCCCGGCAGATGGAGCGGGACCAAGTGGCCGAGTTGGAGAGGCTGGGCATGCAGTTCACCCGGCCCGACAAGGCGCCCTTCCGGCAGGCCATGGCGCCCGTCTACGACAAGTACCGGCCCCGCTTCGGCGATCTGATCGACCGCATCCTCCGGGCGGGGGAGTAG
- the wecB gene encoding non-hydrolyzing UDP-N-acetylglucosamine 2-epimerase produces the protein MKALVVFGTRPEAVKLAPVIQELGRRRAAGAPATVRVVVTGQHRELLDAMLTLFGIRPDRDLDIMRHGQGLTQVTARVLEGLEPVLQEERPDWVVVQGDTTSAFAAALAAFYARVPVAHVEAGLRTSTLWLPYPEEANRRLITRLASLHLAATPRAAANLAREGVEAAAVRITGNPVVDALRQIAALPLRAVPDRDPEGPQGNEAAPGAGGDDALAVPAWALAALEWLGEPGSLGILLTSHRRENWGEPLERVCRAVLEILQAEPRARVLFPCHPNPRVRATAQALLGGHERVRLTEPLGYLPFLKAMERAVLILSDSGGVQEEAPAFGRPVLVLREETERPEAVQAGVARLVGTDVRRIVEGARALLVTARPGDALPGVPADDGSRGRHGFPNPFGDGRASERIASALLGEPFEPFQPPDPPAA, from the coding sequence GTGAAAGCACTGGTCGTCTTCGGCACCCGGCCGGAGGCCGTGAAGCTGGCGCCGGTCATCCAGGAGCTGGGCCGGCGCCGCGCCGCGGGAGCGCCCGCCACGGTGCGGGTGGTGGTCACGGGGCAGCACCGGGAGCTGCTGGACGCCATGCTCACCCTCTTCGGCATCCGGCCGGACCGGGACCTGGATATCATGCGCCACGGCCAGGGCCTCACCCAGGTGACCGCCCGGGTGCTGGAAGGGCTCGAGCCCGTCCTGCAGGAGGAGCGCCCCGACTGGGTGGTGGTCCAGGGCGATACCACCTCCGCCTTCGCGGCCGCGCTGGCCGCCTTCTACGCCCGGGTCCCCGTGGCCCATGTGGAGGCGGGCCTGCGCACCTCCACCCTCTGGCTCCCCTACCCGGAGGAGGCGAACCGCCGCCTCATCACGCGCCTGGCGAGCCTGCACCTGGCCGCCACCCCCAGGGCGGCGGCCAACCTGGCGCGGGAGGGGGTGGAGGCCGCCGCTGTCCGCATCACGGGGAACCCGGTGGTGGATGCCCTTCGCCAGATCGCCGCCCTCCCCCTGCGGGCGGTGCCCGACAGGGACCCGGAAGGACCGCAGGGGAACGAGGCGGCTCCGGGCGCTGGAGGGGACGACGCCCTGGCCGTGCCCGCCTGGGCCCTCGCCGCGCTGGAGTGGCTGGGCGAGCCGGGGAGCCTGGGGATCCTCCTCACCTCCCACCGGCGGGAGAACTGGGGCGAGCCCCTGGAGCGGGTCTGCCGGGCGGTGCTGGAGATCCTGCAGGCCGAGCCCCGGGCGCGGGTGCTCTTCCCCTGCCACCCCAACCCGCGGGTGCGGGCGACGGCCCAAGCCCTTCTGGGCGGGCACGAGCGGGTCCGCCTCACCGAGCCCCTGGGCTACCTTCCCTTTCTGAAGGCGATGGAGCGCGCCGTGCTGATCCTCTCCGACTCGGGCGGGGTGCAGGAGGAGGCGCCCGCCTTCGGCCGTCCCGTGCTGGTGCTTCGGGAGGAGACGGAGCGCCCCGAGGCGGTACAGGCAGGCGTGGCCCGGCTGGTGGGCACCGACGTGCGGCGGATCGTGGAGGGTGCTCGGGCGCTGCTGGTGACCGCGCGCCCGGGGGATGCCCTTCCGGGCGTCCCGGCGGATGATGGGAGCCGTGGGCGGCACGGCTTCCCCAACCCCTTCGGTGACGGCCGCGCCTCGGAGCGGATCGCCTCGGCCCTCCTGGGAGAACCCTTCGAGCCCTTCCAGCCTCCTGATCCCCCCGCCGCATAG
- a CDS encoding TRAP transporter large permease, protein MTWLLVGSFAGFLAMGVPIAFVIGLSSVLFFLVQGRVPLAIVVQRLFSATDSFQLMAIPLFILAGALMNAGGLSQRLVELSRVLVGWLRGGLAQISVVTSIFFSGISGAAAADASAVGSIMLPAMERAGYRKAFGAAVVAGSSLIGPIIPPSIPMILYGVSAGASISALFLAGAIPGLLLGLAQMGVAYAVAVRDGYPRERRATLVELAAGVRGGLLAALMPAIILGGILGGVFTPTEAAAVAVLYALVVGGLVYRELSVRDLPRILWETAITTGVVMLMIGTTDSLGWIMAAERIPQQLAGWLLSISAEPWVVLLLINAALLLIGIPLEPAPALLILVPVLLPLARELGVDPIHLGVVMVLNLVIGLVTPPVGASLFVVSSIGRVPLGDLSRALVPFILASIAILLLVTYVPALSLWLPALAR, encoded by the coding sequence ATGACCTGGCTCCTGGTAGGCTCCTTCGCCGGGTTCCTGGCGATGGGGGTGCCCATCGCCTTCGTCATCGGGCTGAGCTCCGTCCTCTTCTTCCTGGTCCAGGGGCGGGTGCCGCTGGCCATCGTGGTGCAGCGGCTCTTCTCCGCCACCGACTCCTTCCAGCTCATGGCCATCCCGCTCTTCATCCTGGCCGGGGCGCTCATGAACGCCGGGGGGCTGAGCCAGCGCCTGGTGGAGCTGTCCCGGGTGCTGGTGGGATGGCTGCGGGGCGGGCTCGCCCAGATCAGCGTCGTCACCAGCATCTTCTTCTCGGGGATCTCGGGAGCCGCCGCCGCCGACGCCTCCGCGGTGGGCTCCATCATGCTCCCGGCCATGGAGCGCGCCGGCTACCGCAAGGCCTTCGGAGCGGCGGTGGTGGCCGGTTCCTCCCTCATCGGGCCCATCATCCCGCCTTCGATCCCCATGATCCTCTACGGGGTGAGCGCGGGCGCCTCCATCTCGGCCCTCTTCCTGGCCGGGGCGATCCCGGGTTTGCTGTTGGGCCTCGCACAGATGGGGGTGGCCTACGCGGTCGCGGTGCGCGACGGCTACCCCCGGGAACGCCGGGCCACCCTGGTCGAGCTGGCGGCGGGCGTGCGGGGCGGGTTGCTGGCCGCGCTGATGCCGGCCATCATCCTGGGGGGGATCCTGGGCGGCGTCTTCACCCCCACCGAGGCTGCGGCGGTAGCCGTCTTGTACGCGCTGGTCGTGGGCGGTCTGGTCTACCGGGAGCTCTCGGTCCGGGACCTGCCCCGGATCCTCTGGGAGACGGCGATCACCACGGGCGTGGTGATGCTCATGATCGGCACCACCGACAGCCTGGGGTGGATCATGGCCGCCGAGCGGATCCCCCAGCAGCTGGCGGGCTGGCTCCTGTCGATCTCGGCGGAGCCCTGGGTGGTGCTGCTGCTCATCAACGCGGCGCTGCTCCTCATCGGGATTCCCCTGGAGCCCGCACCCGCCCTCCTCATCCTGGTGCCGGTGCTGCTGCCCCTGGCCCGCGAGCTGGGGGTGGATCCCATCCACCTCGGCGTGGTGATGGTGCTCAACCTGGTCATCGGCCTGGTGACCCCGCCCGTGGGCGCCTCCCTCTTCGTGGTCTCCTCCATCGGGCGGGTGCCGCTCGGCGACCTCTCCCGGGCGCTGGTGCCCTTCATTCTGGCCTCGATCGCGATCCTGCTCCTGGTGACCTACGTGCCGGCCCTCTCCCTCTGGCTGCCGGCGCTGGCGCGGTGA
- a CDS encoding magnesium transporter CorA family protein, with protein sequence MLHALLWQEGSVTPLEGTGAVLEAHRHGQGLLWLDLHQPEPSELDLLREGFGFHPLAVEDCALPSELPKLEPYPGYAFLIFHGLASSGRQGRPGVKLLEIDLFFAPGAVVTSHLEPAPHLDRLRERLPAQPQPMARGAAFLLHTILDETVNEMEPLVAAWEEEVDRLDDGILGGDATTLRRILALRRRFKALGRRIALDSPVIRSLASPSGPVQEETAYAYFRDVDDHLRRLEDRLTALHEGMATAAELYLSLRSQEATAAANRANLVMERLTVVATFFMPLTFVTSLYGMNFRFMPELEWRWGYPAVLLAMAAIAYGLYLDFRRRGWI encoded by the coding sequence ATGCTGCACGCTCTGCTCTGGCAGGAAGGCTCCGTCACGCCCCTGGAGGGGACAGGCGCCGTGCTCGAGGCCCACCGGCACGGCCAGGGCCTCCTGTGGCTGGACCTCCACCAGCCAGAGCCCTCTGAGCTCGACCTGCTGCGTGAGGGCTTCGGCTTCCACCCCCTGGCGGTGGAGGACTGCGCCCTGCCCAGCGAACTTCCCAAGCTGGAGCCCTACCCCGGTTACGCGTTCCTCATCTTCCACGGCCTGGCGTCGTCGGGCAGGCAGGGCCGCCCCGGGGTAAAGCTCCTGGAGATCGACCTCTTCTTCGCCCCCGGCGCCGTGGTGACCTCCCACCTGGAGCCGGCGCCGCACCTGGACCGCCTGCGCGAGCGCCTGCCCGCCCAACCCCAGCCCATGGCCCGAGGGGCGGCCTTCCTCCTCCACACCATCCTGGACGAGACGGTGAACGAGATGGAGCCCCTGGTGGCCGCCTGGGAGGAGGAGGTGGACCGACTGGACGACGGCATCCTCGGGGGCGATGCCACCACCCTCCGCCGGATCCTGGCCCTGCGGCGCCGCTTCAAGGCGCTGGGCCGGCGGATCGCGCTGGACTCGCCCGTGATCCGCTCCCTGGCCAGCCCCAGCGGCCCCGTCCAGGAGGAGACGGCCTACGCTTACTTCCGCGACGTGGACGACCACCTCCGTCGCCTGGAGGACCGCCTGACCGCCCTCCACGAGGGGATGGCCACCGCGGCCGAGCTCTACCTCTCCCTGCGTTCCCAGGAGGCGACCGCCGCGGCCAATCGGGCCAACCTGGTGATGGAGAGGCTCACGGTGGTGGCCACCTTCTTCATGCCCCTCACCTTCGTGACCAGCCTCTACGGCATGAACTTCCGCTTCATGCCCGAACTCGAATGGCGATGGGGCTACCCGGCGGTGCTGCTGGCCATGGCGGCCATCGCCTACGGCCTCTACCTGGACTTCCGCCGGCGGGGGTGGATCTGA
- a CDS encoding spore germination protein, translated as MTGIEELQELPLGFSLDENLGGLRALFRRASDWVLRRFRLAGGREAAVVYIDGMVEMAWIDDHLVKPLMYDAFPMRTGGVTESVQALVNHHALAVSQVKEARTLGEVANAVLDGDTALLVDGEATALVASHRGWKQRGISESTAEAVIRGPREAFVEVLRTNTSMLRRRLKTPCLKLEALTLGTYTRTDVVIAYLDRIAPDAMVQEVRSRVQRIQIDGVLESEYLEELIRDEPFSLFPVVRSTERPDVVAAELLEGRVAILTANTPYALIVPAPFWSFFQAPEDYYHNPFVSGALRLLRLAFMFLALMLPSLYVAVTTFHADMLPTSLLITLAAAREGVPFPAFLEALMMEVMFEVLREAGLRLPQQVGQAVSIVGALVIGQAAVSAGIVSAPMVILVAITGIASFTTPTYEMALAIRFLRFPVLVLGGMLGLYGLGLAVLAILVHLADLRSFGVPYLFPLAPLQPGALADVLVRRPQWSDLFRPRMTAGSNVQRAAQGMRPAPPTDPAALTDPPLPSKPSTDAGAGSQEREPQEQGRGGSG; from the coding sequence ATGACGGGCATCGAGGAGCTTCAGGAGCTGCCCCTGGGGTTCTCCCTGGACGAGAACCTGGGGGGCCTGCGCGCGCTCTTCCGGCGGGCCTCGGACTGGGTGCTCCGCCGCTTCCGCCTGGCGGGCGGGCGCGAGGCAGCAGTCGTCTACATCGACGGCATGGTGGAGATGGCCTGGATCGATGATCACCTGGTGAAGCCCCTGATGTACGACGCCTTCCCCATGCGGACGGGAGGCGTGACGGAGTCGGTCCAGGCCCTCGTGAACCACCACGCCCTCGCCGTCTCCCAGGTGAAGGAGGCCCGCACCCTGGGGGAGGTGGCGAACGCCGTCCTCGACGGCGACACCGCCCTCCTGGTGGACGGCGAGGCGACGGCGCTGGTGGCCAGCCATCGGGGCTGGAAGCAGCGGGGCATCAGCGAGTCGACCGCGGAGGCGGTGATCCGGGGCCCGCGAGAGGCCTTCGTGGAGGTCCTCCGCACCAACACCTCCATGCTCCGCCGCCGGCTGAAGACCCCCTGCCTCAAGCTCGAGGCCCTCACCCTGGGCACCTACACCCGCACGGACGTGGTCATCGCCTACCTGGACCGGATCGCCCCCGATGCGATGGTTCAGGAGGTCCGGAGCCGGGTCCAGCGGATCCAGATCGACGGGGTGCTGGAGAGCGAGTACCTGGAGGAGCTGATCCGGGACGAGCCCTTCTCCCTCTTCCCCGTGGTGCGGTCTACCGAGCGGCCCGACGTGGTGGCCGCCGAGCTCCTGGAGGGGCGGGTGGCCATCCTCACCGCCAACACGCCGTACGCCCTGATCGTTCCGGCGCCGTTCTGGAGCTTCTTCCAGGCGCCGGAGGACTACTACCATAACCCCTTCGTCTCAGGCGCCCTGCGCCTCCTGCGGCTGGCCTTCATGTTCTTGGCCCTCATGCTGCCTTCGCTCTACGTGGCGGTGACCACGTTCCACGCGGACATGCTGCCCACGAGCCTCCTCATCACCCTGGCAGCCGCCCGGGAGGGGGTGCCTTTCCCGGCCTTCCTGGAAGCGCTGATGATGGAGGTCATGTTCGAGGTCTTGCGAGAGGCGGGTCTGCGGCTGCCCCAGCAGGTGGGGCAGGCGGTGAGCATCGTGGGGGCGCTGGTGATCGGTCAGGCGGCGGTGAGCGCGGGGATCGTCTCCGCGCCCATGGTGATCCTGGTGGCCATCACCGGCATCGCCTCGTTCACGACGCCCACCTACGAGATGGCGCTCGCCATTCGTTTCCTTCGCTTCCCCGTGCTGGTCCTGGGGGGCATGCTGGGCCTCTACGGCCTGGGGCTCGCGGTGCTGGCCATCCTGGTGCACCTGGCGGACCTGCGGAGCTTCGGTGTCCCCTACCTCTTCCCCCTGGCGCCCCTGCAGCCGGGGGCGTTGGCCGACGTCTTGGTCCGGCGGCCCCAGTGGAGCGACCTCTTCCGCCCCCGGATGACCGCCGGTTCCAACGTGCAGCGCGCGGCCCAGGGGATGCGCCCGGCGCCGCCTACGGACCCCGCCGCCTTGACCGACCCGCCCCTTCCCAGCAAGCCGTCGACTGACGCCGGGGCGGGATCGCAGGAACGCGAACCGCAGGAGCAGGGCCGGGGGGGATCCGGGTGA
- a CDS encoding Ger(x)C family spore germination protein, producing MRRLLPFVLVALLAGGCWDRLEVNDLALATGMAVDVGDALPYRLSIQVILPRQVGGPAGSGMGGGGGGGLAEGQTVALFSKEGRSLTEALASLQQELSRRIRLGHTGFIVLGEKLARRGIADVIGLFATNRDVRLRTPVLVTEGEGLAVLRAQPALESVPGVVVEELQDFGLLPRATVGTLADQLGREGVEPITARLAAVPALRPSATEGGGGGGGGGGGPSPIRQELRLTGAALFKGDRLVGFVGPQEARAILWVKNQIREANITAFPPEGGAVTARVIRAVTKLDVRMTPAGPEAVLKVRGIDDVAENSARLDLTDTVVVRRVESLLERTLAARIRRGVEAAQRLNADVLGFGFALYKSDPEGWRERWSKEWDQLFPQVRFRPQVDLEVRRIGLVPEPVNEPEVPFRHYPAGEPGQVPEGASDLPPGGGPPRD from the coding sequence GTGAGGCGGCTGCTACCCTTCGTGCTGGTGGCCCTCCTGGCCGGGGGCTGTTGGGACCGCCTGGAGGTGAACGACCTTGCCCTGGCCACCGGGATGGCGGTGGACGTGGGCGACGCACTCCCTTACCGGTTGAGCATCCAGGTGATCCTGCCCAGGCAGGTAGGGGGACCCGCCGGGTCCGGAATGGGCGGGGGCGGGGGTGGCGGGCTGGCGGAGGGGCAGACGGTGGCCCTCTTCAGCAAGGAGGGCCGCTCCCTCACCGAAGCCCTGGCCAGCCTGCAGCAGGAGCTCTCACGGCGGATCCGCCTCGGCCACACCGGCTTCATCGTGCTGGGTGAGAAGCTCGCCAGGCGCGGCATCGCCGACGTGATCGGCCTCTTCGCCACCAACCGCGACGTGCGCCTGCGCACCCCTGTCCTGGTGACGGAAGGGGAGGGCCTGGCGGTCCTTCGGGCCCAACCGGCGCTGGAATCGGTTCCCGGGGTGGTGGTGGAGGAGCTGCAGGACTTCGGCCTGCTGCCCAGGGCGACGGTGGGCACCCTCGCGGACCAGCTCGGGCGGGAAGGGGTGGAGCCGATCACGGCCCGGCTGGCGGCCGTGCCCGCCCTCAGGCCGTCCGCCACCGAGGGTGGCGGTGGGGGAGGGGGCGGCGGAGGAGGCCCCTCGCCCATTCGGCAGGAACTGCGCCTGACGGGGGCCGCCCTGTTCAAGGGCGACCGGTTGGTGGGATTCGTGGGGCCCCAGGAGGCCCGGGCCATCCTCTGGGTGAAGAACCAGATCAGGGAGGCGAACATCACCGCCTTCCCGCCCGAGGGGGGCGCGGTGACGGCCCGGGTGATCCGGGCGGTGACCAAGCTCGACGTGCGGATGACGCCGGCGGGTCCCGAGGCCGTGCTGAAGGTGAGGGGCATCGACGACGTCGCGGAGAACAGCGCCCGGCTGGACCTGACGGACACGGTGGTGGTGCGGCGGGTGGAGAGCCTCCTGGAGCGCACCTTGGCGGCCCGCATCCGGCGAGGCGTCGAGGCCGCCCAGAGGCTGAACGCGGACGTGCTGGGTTTCGGCTTCGCCCTCTACAAGAGCGACCCCGAGGGCTGGCGGGAGCGGTGGTCGAAGGAGTGGGACCAGCTCTTCCCCCAGGTGCGGTTCCGGCCTCAGGTGGACCTGGAGGTGCGCCGCATCGGGCTGGTGCCTGAGCCCGTGAACGAGCCCGAGGTGCCCTTCAGGCACTACCCGGCCGGCGAGCCGGGCCAGGTTCCCGAGGGGGCTTCGGACCTGCCGCCGGGCGGGGGGCCGCCCCGTGATTAG
- a CDS encoding TRAP transporter small permease, whose protein sequence is MGRALREGRPLGLPSARRAGVAAGRALDRLSAGLDGAARWGAALLVAVMSTALLAQVLFRFVLERPLSWSEELARYSFVWLSLLGASSALRAGLHPGMDLLVARLPDRARRVACLLANLATGWLLWLLLDQGLALARLNMRQLSPAMRIPMGIPYGAIPAASFIMLVHLAASLLRPARPPSLPEGGTEGDSESGQGESPGGGEDGRHEGVGPA, encoded by the coding sequence GTGGGGAGGGCCCTGCGCGAAGGGCGCCCGCTCGGGTTGCCGTCGGCGCGCCGGGCGGGCGTCGCCGCCGGGCGCGCCCTGGATCGGTTGAGCGCCGGCCTCGACGGGGCGGCCCGGTGGGGGGCGGCCCTGCTGGTGGCCGTGATGAGCACGGCCCTCCTCGCGCAGGTGCTCTTCCGGTTCGTCCTGGAACGCCCGCTCTCCTGGTCTGAGGAGCTGGCCCGCTACAGCTTCGTCTGGCTCTCGCTCCTGGGGGCGTCGAGCGCCCTCAGGGCGGGGCTCCACCCGGGCATGGACCTGCTGGTGGCCCGGCTGCCGGACCGGGCGCGGCGCGTGGCGTGCTTGCTGGCCAATCTCGCCACCGGCTGGTTGCTCTGGCTCCTCCTGGACCAGGGGCTCGCCCTGGCCCGCCTCAACATGCGCCAGCTCTCGCCGGCGATGCGCATCCCCATGGGCATCCCCTATGGAGCGATCCCCGCGGCCAGCTTCATCATGCTGGTTCACCTGGCGGCCAGCCTCCTTCGTCCGGCACGTCCCCCCAGCCTGCCCGAGGGCGGGACCGAGGGCGACTCCGAGAGCGGGCAAGGGGAGAGCCCCGGAGGCGGGGAGGACGGCCGCCACGAGGGGGTGGGGCCCGCATGA